One window of the Haloarcula limicola genome contains the following:
- a CDS encoding sugar phosphate isomerase/epimerase family protein, with protein sequence MQVGVLTVPLASEPLSDALSYLDKIDVAAVELGCGGYPGDDHLPRDEYLDDNDAQAELRDSLDEHGTEVSALATHNNPLHPDDDRASEADTELREAIELADQLGVDAVTTFSGLPAGGPNDEVPNWITAPWPTEHADAHEYQWDVATEYWSDVADHAADHGVNVAIEMHPNMLVYEPHGMLKLREATNEYIGANFDPSHLYWQGIDVTAAIRLLGEEDAIHHFHAKDTKVYEENAREKGVLDTTGYTEEADRSWLFRSIGYGHGEEHWKDVVSTLRMVGYDGTLSIEHEDSLTSGREGLEKAVDVLSRAVFETTPGDAYWAE encoded by the coding sequence TGCTCTGTCGTATCTGGACAAGATTGACGTCGCTGCCGTAGAGTTGGGCTGCGGTGGTTATCCAGGCGACGATCACCTCCCGCGCGATGAGTACCTCGACGACAATGATGCGCAAGCCGAACTCCGAGACTCGCTCGACGAACACGGGACGGAGGTGAGTGCGCTGGCGACCCACAACAACCCGCTCCACCCCGATGACGACCGGGCCAGCGAGGCCGACACGGAACTGCGGGAGGCCATCGAACTGGCCGATCAGCTCGGCGTCGACGCGGTCACGACCTTCTCGGGGCTGCCCGCCGGCGGCCCGAACGACGAGGTCCCCAACTGGATCACTGCGCCGTGGCCGACCGAACACGCTGATGCCCACGAGTACCAGTGGGACGTCGCCACGGAGTACTGGTCGGACGTCGCCGACCACGCCGCCGACCACGGCGTGAACGTGGCTATCGAGATGCACCCGAACATGCTCGTCTACGAGCCACACGGCATGCTGAAACTCCGCGAGGCCACCAACGAGTACATCGGCGCGAACTTCGACCCCTCCCACCTGTACTGGCAGGGTATCGACGTGACCGCCGCCATCCGACTGCTCGGCGAGGAGGACGCCATCCACCACTTCCACGCCAAGGACACGAAGGTATACGAGGAGAACGCCCGCGAGAAGGGCGTCCTCGATACGACGGGCTACACCGAGGAGGCCGACCGCTCGTGGCTGTTCCGCTCCATCGGCTACGGTCACGGCGAGGAACACTGGAAGGACGTCGTCTCGACGCTTCGAATGGTCGGCTACGACGGCACGCTCTCCATCGAACACGAGGACTCCCTGACCAGCGGCCGCGAGGGACTGGAGAAGGCCGTCGACGTCCTCTCTCGGGCCGTCTTCGAAACGACGCCGGGCGACGCGTACTGGGCGGAGTAA